Proteins encoded within one genomic window of Thalassophryne amazonica chromosome 23, fThaAma1.1, whole genome shotgun sequence:
- the LOC117505468 gene encoding F-box/WD repeat-containing protein 7-like isoform X1: MEEEELQRRRGAGRCLITQTGRSEEEEETIKVDAKARSDVIGRLTPISASSSLNSSPVLPSCLGRGRDQDEDEVSVAIVTVEEESCPSEPFGTAHLETANHFTSTEEVSEDAKEEGEETKVYSDEKEEEEETEVVMSPWLLLQNEMKRKLDHGPDGRPFPSGKKHCKGSYLSPSHLAQATPTTFGDLRLANGHSAQRRRVTSGPPPSGLQDWLHTFQTWTGPERLLALDELIDRCETSQVKHMMQVIEPQFQRDFISLLPKELALYVLTFLAPRDLLQAAQTCRYWRILAEDNLLWREKCREEGISECESSARRKCSRPSIAISPWKSAYIRQHRIENNWRSGETQEPMVLKGHDDHVITCLQFSGDLIVSGSDDNTLKVWSAITGKCLRTLSGHTGGVWCSQMAVATVISGSTDRTLRVWDAESGECVHTLYGHTSTVRCMHLHGNRVVSGSRDTTLRMWDVSTGRCEHVLTGHMAAVRCVQYDGCRVVSGGYDYMVKVWDPETEACLHTLQGHTNRVYSLQFDGVFVVSGSLDTSIRVWDAETGGCVHTLTGHQSLTSGMELRDNILVSGNADSTVRVWDVRTGQCLHTLQGSNKHQSAVTCLQFCRGLVLSSSDDGTVKLWDLWTGAWVRDVVVLQSRGSGGVVWRIRASDTRLVCAAGSRNGTEETKLLVLDFDLEDMKKETN; encoded by the exons ATGGAAGAAGAAGAGCTGCAGAGGAGAAGAGGAGCAGGCAGATGCCTAATAACTCAAACTGGGAGGagtgaggaagaagaagaaacgaTAAAGGTGGATGCAAAAGCACGGAGCGATGTGATTGGTCGACTCACTCCAATCTCTGCCTCCTCCTCCTTAAACTCCTCTCCGGTCCTGCCCTCCTGTCTTGGCCGAGGAAGAGACCAGGACGAAGATGAAGTCAGTGTGGCGATAGTCACCGTTGAGGAGGAGTCGTGTCCATCAGAGCCATTTGGCACCGCCCACCTGGAGACAGCCAATCACTTCACAAGTACGGAGGAGGTCAGTGAGGATGCAAAAGAGGAAGGCGAGGAAACAAAGGTTTACAGTGAtgaaaaagaagaggaggaggagactgaagtGGTGATGTCCCCGTGGCTCCTCCTGCAGAACGAG ATGAAGAGGAAGTTGGACCATGGTCCCGACGGACGGCCGTTCCCTTCAGGGAAGAAGCACTGCAAAGGCAGTTACCTCAG CCCCTCTCATCTGGCTCAGGCCACACCCACCACATTTGGTGACCTGCGGCTGGCCAATGGGCATTCAGCTCAACGGCGGCGCGTCACTTCGGGTCCGCCCCCATCTGGCCTGCAGGATTGGCTGCATACGTTCCAG ACATGGACCGGTCCCGAGAGGTTACTGGCTCTGGACGAGTTGATTGACAGATGCGAGACAAGTCAGGTGAAGCACATGATGCAGGTTATCGAGCCACAATTCCAGAGAGACTTCATATCCTTGCTGCCTAAAGAG ctgGCTCTGTACGTGCTGACCTTCCTGGCTCCCAGAGACCTGCTGCAGGCGGCTCAGACCTGCAGGTACTGGAGGATCCTGGCCGAGGACAACCTGCTGTGGCGGGAAAAGTGTCGCGAGGAAG GTATATCTGAGTGTGAATCATCTGCACGCAGAAAGTGCAGTAGGCCCAGCATCGCCATCAGTCCATGGAAGTCGGCATACATCAGACAGCACCGCATTGAAAACAACTGGAGGAGTGGCGAGACACAGGAACCCATG GTGCTGAAAGGTCATGATGATCATGTCATCACCTGTCTCCAGTTTAGCGGTGATCTGATTGTCAGTGGATCTGATGACAACACTCTCAAAGTCTGGTCGGCTATAACGGGAAAG TGTTTGCGGACGTTGTCGGGACACACCGGCGGCGTCTGGTGCAGTCAGATGGCGGTCGCCACGGTGATTAGTGGCTCTACTGACCGGACACTGCGGGTCTGGGATGCAGAGAGCGGGGAGTGTGTGCACACGCTGTACGGGCACACATCCACCGTGCGCTGCATGCATCTCCACGGCAACCG GGTGGTCTCTGGCTCTCGGGACACCACGCTGCGCATGTGGGACGTGTCGACGGGTCGCTGTGAGCACGTGCTGACAGGTCACATGGCGGCGGTGCGCTGCGTGCAGTACGACGGGTGCCGTGTGGTGTCCGGCGGTTATGACTACATGGTGAAAGTCTGGGACCCCGAGACGGAGGCGTGTCTGCACACGCTGCAGGGACACACCAACAGAGTGTACTCGCTGCAG TTTGACGGTGTGTTTGTGGTCAGTGGATCATTGGATACGTCTATCAGAGTGTGGGACGCTGAAACGG GTGGGTGTGTCCACACACTGACAGGTCACCAGTCACTGACCAGTGGCATGGAACTACGTGACAACATTCTGGTGTCTGGGAACGCTGACTCGACCGTCAGAGTGTGGGACGTCCGGACAGGACAGTGTCTCCATACACTGCAAG GTTCCAACAAACATCAGTCGGCGGTGACGTGTTTGCAGTTTTGCCGCGGCCTGGTTTTGTCCAGCTCTGATGACGGGACGGTCAAACTGTGGGACCTGTGGACTGGAGCCTGGGTGCGAGATGTGGTGGTGCTGCAGAGCCGTGGATCAG GCGGCGTAGTTTGGCGAATCAGAGCATCAGACACTCGGCTGGTGTGCGCTGCCGGGAGCCGGAACGGCACAGAGGAAACCAAACTGCTGGTCCTAGATTTCGATCTGGAGGACATGAAGAAAGAGACAAACTGA
- the anapc10 gene encoding anaphase-promoting complex subunit 10 isoform X1 yields MATTSKTPPGADPKQLERTGTVREIGSQAVWSLSSCKPGFGVDQLRDDNLETYWQSDGSQPHLVNIQFRRKTTVKMLCIYADYKSDESYTPSKISVRVGNNFHNLQEIRQLEMVEPSGWIHISLLDQQSNKPIRTFMIQIAVLANHQNGRDTHMRQIKVYTPVEESSIGKFPRCTTTDFMMYRTIR; encoded by the exons ATGGCCACCACAAGTAAGACGCCACCTGGTGCCGACCCGAAGCAGTTGGAGCGAACTGGGACAGTGCGGGAAATCGGCTCCCAGGCAGTGTGGTCCTTGTCCTCCTGTAAACCAG GATTTGGCGTGGACCAGCTGAGGGACGATAATCTGGAGACATACTGGCAGTCTGACGGCTCGCAGCCTCACCTGGTTAACATACAGTTCAG GAGGAAGACTACGGTGAAGATGTTGTGCATTTATGCAGATTATAAATCGGACGAGAGCTACACACCCAGTAAGATCTCCGTCAGAGTAGGCAACAATTTCCACAACCTGCAGGAGATCAGG CAGTTGGAGATGGTGGAGCCCAGCGGCTGGATTCACATCTCTCTGCTGGATCAG CAGTCCAACAAACCAATCCGAACCTTCATGATTCAGATCGCTGTGCTGGCTAACCACCAGAACGGCAGAGACACGCACATGAGGCAGATCAAAGTCTACACGCCGGTAGAGGAGAGCTCCATCGGCAAGTTCCCACGATGCACCACCACTGATTTCATGATGTACCGCACCATCAGGTGA
- the anapc10 gene encoding anaphase-promoting complex subunit 10 isoform X2: MATTSKTPPGADPKQLERTGTVREIGSQAVWSLSSCKPGFGVDQLRDDNLETYWQSDGSQPHLVNIQFSPTLFSMTPPLVPLQQLEMVEPSGWIHISLLDQQSNKPIRTFMIQIAVLANHQNGRDTHMRQIKVYTPVEESSIGKFPRCTTTDFMMYRTIR, from the exons ATGGCCACCACAAGTAAGACGCCACCTGGTGCCGACCCGAAGCAGTTGGAGCGAACTGGGACAGTGCGGGAAATCGGCTCCCAGGCAGTGTGGTCCTTGTCCTCCTGTAAACCAG GATTTGGCGTGGACCAGCTGAGGGACGATAATCTGGAGACATACTGGCAGTCTGACGGCTCGCAGCCTCACCTGGTTAACATACAGTTCAG CCCCACCCTCTTCTCCATGACTCCTCCTCTTGTTCCTTTGCAGCAGTTGGAGATGGTGGAGCCCAGCGGCTGGATTCACATCTCTCTGCTGGATCAG CAGTCCAACAAACCAATCCGAACCTTCATGATTCAGATCGCTGTGCTGGCTAACCACCAGAACGGCAGAGACACGCACATGAGGCAGATCAAAGTCTACACGCCGGTAGAGGAGAGCTCCATCGGCAAGTTCCCACGATGCACCACCACTGATTTCATGATGTACCGCACCATCAGGTGA
- the abce1 gene encoding LOW QUALITY PROTEIN: ATP-binding cassette sub-family E member 1 (The sequence of the model RefSeq protein was modified relative to this genomic sequence to represent the inferred CDS: inserted 4 bases in 4 codons; deleted 1 base in 1 codon; substituted 3 bases at 3 genomic stop codons), with product MAEKNTRIAIVNHDKCKPKKCRQECKKSCPVVRMGKLCIEVTPQSKIVWISESLCIGCGICIKKCPFGALSIVNLPSNLEKETTHRYCANSFKLHRLPIPRPGEVLGLVGTNGIGKSTALKILAGKQKPNLGKYDNPPDWQEILTYFRGSELQNYFTKILEDDLRAIVKPQYVDQIPKTVKGSVGAILSRKDDTDTQDIVCDQLDLSHLRERNVEDLSGGELQRFACAVVCIQRADIFMFDEPSRXLDVKQRLKAAITIRSLITPDRYIIVVEHDLSVLDYLSDFICCLYGVPSAYGVVTMPFSVREGINIFLDGYVPTENLRFRETSLVFKVAETANEEEVKRLRHYQYPDMQKTMGEFMLTIKGGEFTGLXDHGDAGENGTGKTTFIRMLARGTQPEQRRXGSLLNVSYKPQPISPKFKGSVRALLHEKIRDAYTHPXFITDVMKPLQIESIIDQDVQNLSGGELQRVALTLCLGKPADVYLIDEPSAYLDSEQRLMAARVIKRYILHXKKTAFVVEHDFIMATYLADRVIVFDGIPSKNTSANTPQSLLAGMNRFLSLLEXTFRRDPNNFRPRINXLNSIKDTEQKKSGNYFFLDD from the exons ATGGCGGAAAAAAACACTAGGATCGCCATCGTCAACCACGATAAGTGCAAACCCAAGAAATGTCGTCAAGAGTGTAAGAAGAGCTGTCCTGTGGTCCGTATGG GTAAGCTTTGCATCGAGGTGACTCCTCAGAGTAAGATTGTGTGGATCTCAGAGTCACTGTGTATCGGCTGTGGAATCTGCATCAAG AAATGTCCGTTCGGAGCGTTGTCCATTGTTAACCTTCCCAGCAACCTAGAGAAGGAAACTACACACAGATATTGTGCCAACTCCTTCAAGCTGCATCG ATTGCCTATCCCAAGACCAGGGGAGGTTCTTGGTTTAGTTGGGACCAATGGGATTGGAAAATCCACAGCCTTGAAGATCCTGGCTGGAAAACAGAAGCCCAATCTGGGGAAGTATGAT AACCCTCCAGACTGGCAGGAGATCTTAACTTACTTCAGAGGTTCTGAGCTGCAGAACTACTTTACCAAAATCCTGGAGGACGACCTGCGGGCCATCGTCAAACCGCAGTACGTCGACCAGATCCCAAAGACCGTCAAG GGGTCAGTAGGGGCCATCCTGAGCAGAAAAGATGACACGGACACACAGGACATCGTGTGTGACCAGCTCG ATCTCAGTCACTTGAGAGAGCGTAACGTGGAGGATCTGTCAGGCGGAGAGCTGCAGAGGTTCGCTTGCGCAGTCGTCTGCATCCAGAGGGCCGACAT TTTCATGTTTGACGAGCCGTCCAGGTAGCTGGACGTGAAACAGAGATTGAAGGCGGCCATCACCATCCGCTCGCTCATCACGCCGGACAG GTACATCATTGTGGTGGAACATGACCTGAGCGTGTTGGACTATCTGTCCGACTTCATCTGCTGTCTTTACGGCGTCCCCAGCGCTTACGGAGTCGTCACCATGCCCTTCAGTGTCCGAGAGG GGATCAACATTTTCCTCGACGGTTACGTCCCCACAGAGAACCTCAGGTTCCGAGAGACCTCGCTGGTCTTCAAGGTGGCCGAGACGGCCAACGAGGAGGAAGTGAAGAGGCTCAGACACTACCAG TATCCAGACATGCAGAAGACGATGGGCGAGTTCATGCTGACGATTAAAGGCGGAGAGTTTACGGGACTCTGAGATCATGGTGATGCTGGAGAAAACG GGACGGGGAAAACGACCTTCATCAGGATGTTGGCCCGGGGGACTCAACCTGAACAGCGGAG GTGAGGTTCCCTCCTGAATGTCAGCTACAAACCTCAA CCAATCAGCCCAAAATTTAAG GGCAGCGTCAGAGCACTGCTGCATGAGAAGATTAGAGATGCTTACACGCATC CATTCATCACTGATGTGATGAAGCCGCTGCAGATCGAGAGCATCATTGACCAGGAT GTGCAGAACCTGTCTGGAGGTGAGCTGCAGCGAGTTGCCCTCACACTGTGTTTGGGCAAACCAGCCGACGTTTATCTGATTGACGAGCCTTCAGCCTACCTGGACTCCGAGCAGAGGTTGATGGCTGCCAGGGTCATCAAGAG GTACATCCTCC GCAAGAAGACTGCATTTGTGGTGGAGCACGATTTCATCATGGCAACTTATCTGGCTGACAGAGTCATCGTGTTCGATGGGATTCCCTCCAAAAATACATCTGCTAACAC GCCTCAAAGTCTACTGGCGGGGATGAACAGGTTTCTGtcgctgctgg tcactttcAGGCGAGACCCGAATAACTTCAGGCCTCGAATAA AGCTAAACTCCATCAag GACACGGAGCAGAAGAAGAGTGGAAACTACTTCTTCCTGGACGACTAG
- the LOC117505468 gene encoding F-box/WD repeat-containing protein 7-like isoform X2: MGFYGTLKLIFYKMKRKLDHGPDGRPFPSGKKHCKGSYLSPSHLAQATPTTFGDLRLANGHSAQRRRVTSGPPPSGLQDWLHTFQTWTGPERLLALDELIDRCETSQVKHMMQVIEPQFQRDFISLLPKELALYVLTFLAPRDLLQAAQTCRYWRILAEDNLLWREKCREEGISECESSARRKCSRPSIAISPWKSAYIRQHRIENNWRSGETQEPMVLKGHDDHVITCLQFSGDLIVSGSDDNTLKVWSAITGKCLRTLSGHTGGVWCSQMAVATVISGSTDRTLRVWDAESGECVHTLYGHTSTVRCMHLHGNRVVSGSRDTTLRMWDVSTGRCEHVLTGHMAAVRCVQYDGCRVVSGGYDYMVKVWDPETEACLHTLQGHTNRVYSLQFDGVFVVSGSLDTSIRVWDAETGGCVHTLTGHQSLTSGMELRDNILVSGNADSTVRVWDVRTGQCLHTLQGSNKHQSAVTCLQFCRGLVLSSSDDGTVKLWDLWTGAWVRDVVVLQSRGSGGVVWRIRASDTRLVCAAGSRNGTEETKLLVLDFDLEDMKKETN; encoded by the exons ATGGGGTTTTACGGCACCTTAAAGCTCATCTTCTACAAA ATGAAGAGGAAGTTGGACCATGGTCCCGACGGACGGCCGTTCCCTTCAGGGAAGAAGCACTGCAAAGGCAGTTACCTCAG CCCCTCTCATCTGGCTCAGGCCACACCCACCACATTTGGTGACCTGCGGCTGGCCAATGGGCATTCAGCTCAACGGCGGCGCGTCACTTCGGGTCCGCCCCCATCTGGCCTGCAGGATTGGCTGCATACGTTCCAG ACATGGACCGGTCCCGAGAGGTTACTGGCTCTGGACGAGTTGATTGACAGATGCGAGACAAGTCAGGTGAAGCACATGATGCAGGTTATCGAGCCACAATTCCAGAGAGACTTCATATCCTTGCTGCCTAAAGAG ctgGCTCTGTACGTGCTGACCTTCCTGGCTCCCAGAGACCTGCTGCAGGCGGCTCAGACCTGCAGGTACTGGAGGATCCTGGCCGAGGACAACCTGCTGTGGCGGGAAAAGTGTCGCGAGGAAG GTATATCTGAGTGTGAATCATCTGCACGCAGAAAGTGCAGTAGGCCCAGCATCGCCATCAGTCCATGGAAGTCGGCATACATCAGACAGCACCGCATTGAAAACAACTGGAGGAGTGGCGAGACACAGGAACCCATG GTGCTGAAAGGTCATGATGATCATGTCATCACCTGTCTCCAGTTTAGCGGTGATCTGATTGTCAGTGGATCTGATGACAACACTCTCAAAGTCTGGTCGGCTATAACGGGAAAG TGTTTGCGGACGTTGTCGGGACACACCGGCGGCGTCTGGTGCAGTCAGATGGCGGTCGCCACGGTGATTAGTGGCTCTACTGACCGGACACTGCGGGTCTGGGATGCAGAGAGCGGGGAGTGTGTGCACACGCTGTACGGGCACACATCCACCGTGCGCTGCATGCATCTCCACGGCAACCG GGTGGTCTCTGGCTCTCGGGACACCACGCTGCGCATGTGGGACGTGTCGACGGGTCGCTGTGAGCACGTGCTGACAGGTCACATGGCGGCGGTGCGCTGCGTGCAGTACGACGGGTGCCGTGTGGTGTCCGGCGGTTATGACTACATGGTGAAAGTCTGGGACCCCGAGACGGAGGCGTGTCTGCACACGCTGCAGGGACACACCAACAGAGTGTACTCGCTGCAG TTTGACGGTGTGTTTGTGGTCAGTGGATCATTGGATACGTCTATCAGAGTGTGGGACGCTGAAACGG GTGGGTGTGTCCACACACTGACAGGTCACCAGTCACTGACCAGTGGCATGGAACTACGTGACAACATTCTGGTGTCTGGGAACGCTGACTCGACCGTCAGAGTGTGGGACGTCCGGACAGGACAGTGTCTCCATACACTGCAAG GTTCCAACAAACATCAGTCGGCGGTGACGTGTTTGCAGTTTTGCCGCGGCCTGGTTTTGTCCAGCTCTGATGACGGGACGGTCAAACTGTGGGACCTGTGGACTGGAGCCTGGGTGCGAGATGTGGTGGTGCTGCAGAGCCGTGGATCAG GCGGCGTAGTTTGGCGAATCAGAGCATCAGACACTCGGCTGGTGTGCGCTGCCGGGAGCCGGAACGGCACAGAGGAAACCAAACTGCTGGTCCTAGATTTCGATCTGGAGGACATGAAGAAAGAGACAAACTGA